In one Pseudoliparis swirei isolate HS2019 ecotype Mariana Trench chromosome 23, NWPU_hadal_v1, whole genome shotgun sequence genomic region, the following are encoded:
- the LOC130188193 gene encoding serine/threonine-protein phosphatase 4 catalytic subunit B, protein MCVTMGDISDLDRQIEQLRRCELIKENEVKALCAKAREILVEESNVQRVDSPVTVCGDIHGQFYDLKELFRVGGDVPETNYLFMGDFVDRGFYSVETFLLLLALKVRYPDRITLIRGNHESRQITQVYGFYDECLRKYGSVTVWRYCTEIFDYLSLSAIIDGKIFCVHGGLSPSIQTLDQIRTIDRKQEVPHDGPMCDLLWSDPEDTTGWGVSPRGAGYLFGSDVVAQFNAANDIHMICRAHQLVMEGYKWHFNETVLTVWSAPNYCYRCGNVAAILELDEHLQREFIIFEAAPQETRGIPSKKPVADYFL, encoded by the exons ATGTGTGTCACCATGGGGGACATCAGCGACCTGGACCGGCAGATCGAGCAGCTCCGACGCTGCGAGCTCATCAAAGAAAACGAAGTCAAAGCACTGTGCGCCAAAGCCAG AGAGATTCTGGTGGAAGAAAGCAATGTTCAGAGAGTCGACTCCCCCGTCACG GTGTGTGGTGATATTCATGGTCAGTTCTATGACTTGAAGGAGCTGTTTAGA GTCGGTGGCGACGTCCCCGAGACAAATTACCTCTTCATGGGCGACTTCGTGGACCGAGGCTTCTACAGCGTCGAGACATTCCTGCTTCTGCTGGCGCTGAAG GTCCGCTATCCGGACCGGATAACCCTGATCCGGGGGAACCACGAGTCCCGTCAGATCACCCAGGTCTACGGCTTTTACGACGAGTGCCTCCGCAAGTACGGCTCGGTCACGGTGTGGCGGTACTGCACGGAGATCTTCGACTACCTGTCCCTCTCCGCTATCATCGACGGCAAG ATCTTCTGTGTGCACGGCGGCTTGTCTCCCTCCATCCAGACACTGGACCAGATCCGGACCATTGACAGAAAACAGGAAGTTCCCCACGACGGCCCCATGTGTGACCTCCTGTGGTCGGACCCCGAAG ACACCACGGGGTGGGGCGTGAGTCCCCGCGGCGCCGGCTACCTGTTCGGCAGCGACGTGGTGGCGCAGTTCAACGCCGCCAACGACATCCACATGATCTGCCGAGCGCACCAGCTGGTCATGGAGGGCTACAAGTGGCACTTCAATGAGACGGTGCTCACCGTGTGGTCGGCGCCCAACTACTGCTACAG GTGCGGAAAcgtggcggccatcttggagcTGGACGAGCATCTACAGCGGGAGTTCATCATATTCGAGGCGGCGCCACAGGAGACCAGAGGCATCCCCTCCAAGAAGCCAGTAGCTGACTATTTCCTgtga